The Beijerinckiaceae bacterium genome has a window encoding:
- the nifH gene encoding nitrogenase iron protein produces the protein MSALRQIAFYGKGGIGKSTTSQNTLAALAEDGHRILIVGCDPKADSTRLILHAKAQDTILSLAASAGSVEDLEIEEVMKVGFRDIRCVESGGPEPGVGCAGRGVITSINFLEENGAYEDIDYVSYDVLGDVVCGGFAMPIRENKAQEIYIVMSGEMMAMYAGNNISKGILKYANSGGVRLGGLVCNERQTDKELELAEALAAKLGSKLIYFVPRDNIVQHAELRRMTVLEYAPESAQAQHYRNLAKKIHANAGNGVIPTPITMDELEDMLMAHGIMKAVDETQVGKTASELATA, from the coding sequence ATGTCGGCACTACGACAAATCGCGTTTTACGGTAAGGGGGGCATCGGCAAGTCGACAACCTCCCAAAACACTCTCGCGGCGCTCGCAGAAGACGGGCACCGGATTCTGATCGTTGGCTGCGATCCCAAGGCGGACTCAACCCGTCTCATTCTGCACGCCAAGGCCCAGGACACCATCCTGAGCCTCGCGGCGTCAGCGGGCAGCGTCGAGGATCTCGAGATCGAAGAGGTCATGAAGGTCGGCTTCCGGGACATCCGTTGCGTCGAATCCGGCGGACCGGAGCCAGGTGTGGGTTGCGCCGGTCGCGGCGTTATCACCTCGATCAACTTCCTTGAGGAGAATGGCGCCTACGAGGACATCGACTACGTCTCCTATGACGTGCTCGGCGACGTTGTTTGCGGTGGCTTTGCGATGCCGATCCGTGAAAACAAGGCGCAGGAAATCTACATCGTCATGTCCGGCGAAATGATGGCCATGTATGCAGGCAACAACATTTCCAAGGGCATTCTGAAATACGCTAATTCCGGCGGCGTGCGCCTTGGTGGGTTGGTCTGCAACGAGCGCCAGACCGACAAGGAGCTGGAGCTTGCGGAAGCTTTGGCAGCCAAGCTCGGTTCCAAGCTTATTTACTTTGTGCCGCGCGACAACATCGTGCAGCACGCCGAGCTTCGCCGTATGACGGTGCTTGAATACGCACCCGAGTCCGCGCAGGCCCAGCACTATCGTAACCTGGCCAAGAAGATTCACGCCAATGCCGGCAACGGCGTCATTCCGACTCCCATCACCATGGACGAACTTGAGGACATGCTGATGGCTCACGGAATCATGAAGGCGGTCGACGAAACTCAGGTTGGTAAGACTGCCAGCGAATTGGCGACAGCCTAA
- the nifD gene encoding nitrogenase molybdenum-iron protein alpha chain, whose protein sequence is MSLAKTESVAEIKARNKELINEVLQVYPEKTAKRRAKHLNVHEAGKSDCGVKSNLKSIPGVMTIRGCAYAGSKGVVWGPIKDMIHISHGPVGCGQYSWAARRNYYIGTTGIDTFVTMQFTSDFQEKDIVFGGDKKLAKIMDEIQELFPLNNGITVQSECPIGLIGDDIEAVSKQKSKEYEGKTIVPVRCEGFRGVSQSLGHHIANDAIRDWVFDKINPDTPARFESTPYDVAIIGDYNIGGDAWSSRILLEEMGLRVIAQWSGDGSLAELEATPKAKLNVLHCYRSMNYISRHMEEKYGIPWCEYNFFGPSKIAESLRKIAAFFDDKIKEGAERVIAKYQPLMDAVIARYRPRLEGKTVMLFVGGLRPRHVIGAYEDLGMEVVGTGYEFGHNDDYQRTAQHYVKDGTLIYDDVTGYEFEKFVEKIQPDLVGSGIKEKYVFQKMGVPFRQMHSWDYSGPYHGYDGFAIFARDMDMAINAPIWKMAKVPWKASPEPTMLAAE, encoded by the coding sequence ATGAGCTTGGCTAAAACGGAGAGCGTTGCGGAAATCAAGGCTCGCAATAAGGAACTGATCAACGAAGTCTTGCAGGTTTATCCTGAAAAGACGGCAAAACGGCGGGCCAAGCACCTCAATGTGCATGAAGCCGGCAAGTCCGATTGCGGCGTGAAGTCCAATCTGAAATCCATTCCGGGTGTTATGACGATCCGTGGCTGCGCTTATGCCGGCTCGAAGGGTGTCGTCTGGGGCCCCATCAAGGACATGATTCACATCAGTCATGGGCCGGTCGGATGCGGTCAGTACTCCTGGGCCGCGCGGCGCAACTATTATATCGGCACGACGGGCATCGATACCTTCGTGACCATGCAGTTTACGTCCGACTTCCAGGAGAAGGACATTGTTTTCGGCGGCGACAAGAAGCTCGCCAAGATCATGGACGAGATCCAGGAGCTGTTCCCGCTGAACAACGGCATTACGGTTCAGTCGGAATGCCCGATCGGCTTGATCGGCGACGATATCGAAGCCGTCTCCAAGCAAAAATCCAAGGAATATGAAGGCAAGACCATCGTTCCGGTCCGCTGCGAAGGTTTCCGCGGCGTGTCGCAATCGCTTGGTCACCATATCGCCAATGACGCGATTCGGGATTGGGTCTTCGATAAAATCAACCCGGATACGCCGGCAAGATTCGAGTCGACCCCCTACGATGTGGCAATCATCGGCGACTACAACATCGGAGGCGATGCATGGTCCTCACGTATCCTCCTCGAGGAAATGGGCTTGCGGGTGATCGCCCAGTGGTCAGGCGATGGCAGTTTGGCGGAGCTTGAGGCGACCCCGAAGGCTAAACTCAATGTGCTGCACTGCTACCGTTCGATGAACTACATCTCGCGGCACATGGAAGAGAAATACGGGATTCCGTGGTGCGAATATAACTTCTTCGGTCCGTCCAAGATCGCCGAATCTTTACGCAAGATCGCAGCGTTCTTCGACGACAAGATCAAGGAAGGCGCGGAGCGCGTCATCGCGAAATATCAGCCCTTGATGGACGCGGTCATCGCCAGGTACCGGCCGCGTCTCGAAGGCAAGACCGTCATGCTGTTCGTCGGCGGTCTCCGCCCGCGGCACGTGATTGGCGCCTACGAGGATCTCGGCATGGAAGTCGTCGGGACTGGCTACGAATTTGGCCACAACGATGACTATCAGCGCACCGCCCAACATTACGTCAAGGATGGCACGCTGATTTACGACGACGTGACCGGCTACGAATTCGAGAAATTCGTCGAAAAGATCCAGCCCGATCTCGTGGGCTCCGGCATCAAGGAAAAATACGTGTTCCAGAAGATGGGTGTGCCTTTCCGGCAGATGCACTCCTGGGATTATTCCGGCCCGTATCATGGTTACGATGGTTTCGCGATTTTCGCGCGTGACATGGATATGGCCATCAATGCGCCGATTTGGAAGATGGCGAAGGTGCCGTGGAAGGCATCTCCCGAGCCGACGATGCTCGCTGCTGAATAG
- the nifK gene encoding nitrogenase molybdenum-iron protein subunit beta, with amino-acid sequence MTQNADHVLDHFELFRGPEYQQMLANKKKMFENPRDPAEVERIREWAKTPEYKEKNFAREALTVNPAKACQPLGAVFAAVGFEKTIPFVHGSQGCVAYYRSHFSRHFKEPSSCVSSSMTEDAAVFGGLNNMIDGLANTYHMYKPKMISVSTTCMAEVIGDDLNAFIKTSKEKGSVPADYDVPFAHTPAFVGSHITGYDNVLKGIFEHFWDGKAGTAPKLVREPNEKINFIGGFDGYTVGNIREVKRLFNLMGIEHTILADNSDVWDTPTDGEFRMYDGGTTLEEAANAVHAKATISMQEFCTEKTLPLIAAHGHEVLAFNHPIGVTATDKFLMEISRITGKEIPESIARERGRLVDAIADSSAHIHGKKFAIYGDPDLCLGLAGFLLELGAEPTHVLATNGGKTWVPKVQALFDSSPFGQNCHVYPGKDLWHMRSLLFTEPVDFLIGNTYGKYLERDTGTPLIRIGFPVFDRHHHHRYPVWGYQGGMNVLVWILDKIFDEIDKNTIVPAKTDFSFDIIR; translated from the coding sequence ATGACCCAGAACGCCGATCACGTGCTCGATCACTTCGAGCTATTCCGGGGTCCGGAATACCAGCAGATGCTGGCGAACAAGAAGAAGATGTTCGAGAATCCACGCGATCCGGCTGAGGTGGAGCGGATTCGCGAATGGGCCAAGACGCCCGAATATAAGGAGAAAAACTTCGCTCGCGAAGCGCTGACCGTCAATCCCGCCAAGGCATGTCAGCCGCTCGGCGCGGTGTTTGCGGCGGTCGGGTTTGAAAAAACCATTCCTTTCGTCCATGGGTCGCAAGGCTGCGTTGCGTATTACCGCAGCCACTTCTCTCGCCACTTCAAGGAACCGAGCTCCTGCGTATCCTCCTCGATGACCGAGGATGCGGCGGTCTTCGGCGGCCTCAACAATATGATCGACGGGCTTGCCAACACCTATCATATGTACAAGCCCAAGATGATTTCAGTTTCCACCACCTGCATGGCGGAAGTGATTGGCGATGACCTTAACGCCTTCATCAAAACGTCGAAAGAGAAGGGCTCAGTGCCAGCAGATTATGATGTGCCTTTCGCCCATACGCCCGCCTTTGTTGGAAGCCATATCACCGGCTACGACAATGTGTTGAAGGGAATCTTCGAGCATTTCTGGGACGGCAAGGCCGGCACCGCGCCAAAGCTCGTGCGCGAACCCAATGAGAAGATCAATTTCATCGGCGGGTTCGACGGCTACACGGTCGGCAATATCCGTGAGGTTAAGCGCCTGTTCAATCTGATGGGCATCGAGCATACCATTCTCGCGGACAACAGCGATGTGTGGGACACACCGACCGACGGTGAGTTCCGGATGTATGATGGCGGTACCACGCTTGAAGAAGCGGCCAACGCGGTCCATGCGAAGGCAACCATTTCGATGCAGGAGTTCTGCACCGAGAAGACACTGCCCCTCATCGCCGCGCATGGTCATGAAGTGCTGGCCTTCAATCATCCAATCGGCGTGACTGCCACCGACAAATTCCTCATGGAAATATCGCGGATCACCGGTAAGGAGATCCCCGAGTCAATCGCGAGGGAACGCGGCCGTCTTGTCGATGCGATTGCGGACTCAAGCGCCCATATTCACGGCAAAAAGTTTGCGATCTATGGCGATCCGGATCTCTGCCTCGGTCTTGCTGGCTTCTTGCTCGAACTTGGCGCGGAGCCCACGCATGTGCTCGCCACCAATGGCGGCAAGACTTGGGTACCAAAAGTCCAGGCGCTCTTCGATAGCTCGCCGTTTGGACAGAATTGCCACGTGTATCCGGGCAAGGATCTTTGGCATATGCGGTCGCTCTTGTTTACCGAGCCAGTCGACTTCTTGATCGGTAACACCTACGGAAAATATCTGGAACGGGATACGGGCACTCCGCTGATCCGCATTGGCTTCCCGGTCTTCGATCGCCATCATCACCATCGCTATCCGGTGTGGGGCTATCAGGGCGGCATGAATGTTCTGGTCTGGATCCTCGACAAAATCTTTGACGAGATCGATAAAAACACCATCGTTCCGGCCAAGACCGACTTCAGCTTCGATATTATTCGCTGA